TGTTGCTGTGGCTGCCGCTGTCGCTGCTGGCCGCCGAGCGGGTGGTGGCTATTGATCGGATAGTGGCCAATGATCGGATAGTGACCAATGATCGGATAGTGACCATTGGCGGCGATGTCACACAGATTGTCTTTGCATTGCAGGCGGGCGATCGGGTGGTGGCGCGCGACAGCACCAGTTTGCATCCCGAGGCGGTGACCGCGTTGCCGAATGTCGGTTACATGCGGCAGCTAAATGCAGAAGGCATTTTGTCGATGCGGCCGACGCTGGTGCTGGCGAGCGCGCTGGCGCAGCCGTCCACGGTGCTGGATCAGGTGGCCAGCCGGGGCGTGCGCGTGGTGACGGTGCCGGAGCCGCAAACGGTCGACGGCATTAGCGCCAAGATTCAGGCGATCGCCGGCGCGCTGGACGTCGCGCCGCGCGGCGAGGCGCTGGTGCAACAGGTGAAACAGCAACTGGCGGCGGTGCCGCCGCAACCGGCATCGGGCCGCATGTTGTTCATCCTCAGTCATAGCGGCATGGGCGCGATGGCGGCCGGGCAGAGTACCGCGGCGGACGCGGCGTTTCGCGCCGCCGGATTACAGAACGCGATGCAGGGATTCAACCGTTATCAACCTTTGTCGCAGGAAGGCGTGGTGGCAAGCCAGCCGGACTGGGTGGTGATCACTAGCGATGGCGCTAAATCTCTGGGCGGCGACGCGGCAATCTGGCAACTGCCGGGGCTGGCGTTGACGCCGGCAGGAAAGCACAAACGGTTGCTGGTGGTGGACGACATGGCGCTGCTGGGCTTCGGTCTGGATACGCCTGCGGCGCTGTTGCGCCTGCGTCAGGCGGTGGATGCGGCGAAGTGAGCCTGCATCCCCGGCTGATGCTGCTGTCGATGGCGGGCGCGCTGGCGCTGCTGGCGGTGATCGCCGCCGGTAGCGGCGCGATGCCGGTGTCATTGACGCAGTTGATCAGCCTCCCGCTCGACAGTATGGCGTGGCAGGTGTGGCTGTACATTCGGCTGCCGCGGGTGGTGCTGGCGTTGCTGGTGGGGATGGCGCTGGCGCTGTCCGGCGCCGGGATGCAGGGGCTGTTCCGCAATCCGCTGGCGGACCCGGTATTGCTGGGGGTCAGCAGCGGGGCGGCCGTCGGCGTAGCGCTGGCGATACTGTTTCCGCTGGCGCTGCCGACACTGCTGGCGCTGTACCTGCCGCTGCTGGCCGCTTTTGTCGGCAGCCTGCTGATCATGCTGCTGCTGTTCTCCCTCAGCCTGTCGGGAGAACGTTCCCTGTCGCGCCTGCTGCTGGTGGGGATTGCCATCAACGCCATCGGCAGCGCCGTCACCGGCCTGCTGGCGTGGATCAGCAACGATCAGCAACTGCGCCAGCTGTCGCTGTGGGGTATGGGCAGTATGGCGCAGGCGCAATGGGTGACGGTGGCGTCGCTGGTGGTGCCGTGCGTGTGGTGGTTGCAGCGGCTGGCTTCGCCGCTCAATTTGCTGCAACTGGGCGACGAGGAAGCGCACTACCTTGGGGTGGATGTGCACCGCACCCGGCGTCGGATCGTCATTCTGTGCGCGGTGCTGGTGGCGGCGGCGGTGTCGGTCAGCGGGATCATCGTTTTTGTCGGCCTGATCACGCCGCACCTGATGCGGCTGCTGCTGGGCGCGGATCACCGCTGGTTGTTGCCGGGTACGACGCTGGGCGGGGCGCTGTTGCTGCTGTTGGCGGATACGCTGGCCCGCACGCTGGTGGTGCCGGCGGAGATGCCGGTCGGGTTACTCACCGGCCTGGTGGGTGGCCCGTGGTTTTTGTGGTTGATTCTGAGGCGGCAACATGGCTGAACCGCGTTTTGCGCCACTGGAGGCGCACCAGTTGAATTACCAGGTGGCCGCCGGCCGGACCCTGATTGACGATGTGTCGCTGACGCTGGCTCAGGGCGAACTGGTGGCGTTGATCGGGCCTAACGGCGCGGGTAAATCTACCCTGCTGCGGTTGTTGACCGGTTACCTGACCCCACAGCGCGGGGAATGCCGGCTTGATGGCCGGGCGTTGACAAGCTGGTCGCCGGGCGCGCTGTCGCGTCTGCGGGCGGTGATGCGTCAGGATAATACGCTGACCGCGTCGTTCCGCGTAGAACAGGTAGTGGCGATGGGACGAACCCCCTGGTGCGATACGCCGGAGCCGGAACTGGTGTCCGCGGTGCTGGCGTTGACCGGTTGCGAGCACCTGCGCCAGCGGTTGTATCCGCAATTGTCCGGCGGCGAGCAGCAGCGTGTCCGGCTGGCGCAGGCGCTGGCCCAGCTCTGGCGGGACGACGGCCCGCAAGGCTGGCTGTTTCTGGACGAGCCCACTTCGGCGCTGGATTTGTTCCATCAGCAACGGCTGTTGCGATTGCTGAAGTCGCTGACCGAAGCAGGGAAACTGGCGGTGTGCTGCGTATTGCACGATCTCAATCTGGCGTCGTTATGGGCCGACCGGGTGGTGGTGATGCAAGGCGGCCGCAAGGTGGCGGAAGGGGTGCCGACGCAGGTGCTGACCGAAGCGGCGATTCAGCACTGGTATCAGGCGGAGGTGCTGGTCAGCCCGCACGGCGACACCGGTATGCCGCAGGTGGCGTTGCGCCGTTAAAGACGTGCGTGGTGCGCCGGTGAAGCGCGTCGATGAAGAAAGACGTAAAAAGTTCGGCAATCATAATAACAACGATCGTACCCGATGGATTTCGAATTGCAGGAAAGCGGTTGACGCGCCGGCAACGCGAAGCTTGATGGGTATACAAGCGTAACCGATTGAAATAATACTGTTTGGCAATCCCTGAGCAAGAAGATAACGACATCCACTATTGAGGTTGCAGTATGTTCTTGCACAACAAAGAAACGCATCGCATCGGGTTAAACCGGATCATGTTGACCGGCATATTGACCGGTCTTGCCTGCCCGACGCTGGCGGCGGACGCTAACACAGCGACATCATCGACTACGACGACATTACCGACTACGACGACATTACCGGCCGCGACGACATTACCGGCCGTGACGACATTATTGGCCACGACGGATAGAGGGACGAAAAAAGCCGCGCCGGCGGACAACGCCGCCGCCGGTTCATCCGGCGATCAGATGACGGTGATGTCGCCGCGCGTCACCAAACCGGGCACCACCATCAGGATGACCGACAGCGACATGCAAAAGAACGGCGGCAACGACTTCGGTTCTATCATGCGCTATCAGCCGCTGGTGAGCGCCACCGGCGTCAGCGGCGGTTCCGGCGCGGGTAAAAGCGGGTTCGATCGCGGCGGGTATACCGGCTACAACATCCGTGGTCTGGAGAGCAACCGGGTGGCGATCGACGTAGACGGCATCCCGCTGCCCAACGCCACCGGCCGCAGTTACGCCGGGCGTCCGGGGTTGAATACCTTCGGCATCGGCCGTGATTACATTGACCCATACATGTACGGTCTGGTCAGTATCGACGCCGGCGCGACGCCGATCGAGCGCGCCAATAACGCCATCGGCGGCGCGGTGTCGTTCCGTCCTAAATCGCCCGATCAGTATTTATCGGCGCAGAAAGACCACTATGTCGGGTATCAGAGCGACTACGACTCCGCCAGCCGCAGCTGGCATAACGGCGTAACGGTCGCCGGCGGCGATCAGACCCTGCGCGGCATTGCGGTGGTCAGCCGCCGTGATGGACAGGAGACTCGCACCAACAGCGACCGTCTGTCCGCCTATCCGCTCAACTGGCACTCGACGGCGGTGATGACCTCGGCTATCTGGCAGCCTAACGATCAGCACCGTTTCACCGGGACGTTCGACTACTACAACAAGACGTCGCACACCCATTACGATGGCTGGAATAACGTCGGCTCCAGCATCGTCGGCACCTCGCAGCAGGACAGCGACAGCGAACGCTGGAGCGGCAGCCTGCGCCACAGCTGGACCTCCGCCACCAATACCGGCTGGGTGGATGCGGTGGATTCCCGCGTCTACGCCCAGCGTTCCACCGCGAAAGATGACACCGACATGCCGCTGGACGACGGCAGCATGCAGCAGGTCAACTCCGACTACAACGTCAGAACCTACGGCGTCGAAACCAGCCTGTTGAAATCCGTCGGCATGCACCAGTTCACCTGGGGCTTCAACGCCCAACAGTCCGATACCGAGCGTCCGTTCCATCAGTCGCCGGCGCAGACGGGGGCCAACGTCGTCATGCAGCCGGAAGCAGACAGCCGCAGCTACAGTCTGGGCGGCTTTGTGCAGGATAAGATGGAAGTCGAGCTGGCCGGCAAGACGCTGGCGATCACCCCTGGGGTACGGGTAGCGCATCAGAGCACCACGTCGCGCAACCTGTCCAGCCTGAGCGCGGGCAGCAGCGTGATCACCGCAGGCGATGTGCAGTCGCTATACGGCAAGACCACCCGCGACACCGAAGTGCTGCCGTCGCTCAGTTTGCAGTATGAACTGACGCCGCGCCTGAGCACCTACCTGCAGTATCGCCGTGGCGCCCAGTTCCCGGACGCCAGCCAGCTGTACGGCTCCTGGAGTCTGGGTTCCAACTATGCCGGCCGTGCGCAGTACGCGTTGATCGGCAACAGCAATCTGGAAACCGAAACCAGCAACAACTATGAGTGGGGGCTGAAAGGCGACGTGACCGACGGCGTTAGCTTCCGCACCGCGGTGTTCTACAACGACTACAAGAACTTTATCGCCAGCACCCGCTACACCCGGGCGGCCAATCCGGAAAAGTTCACCAACGTACCGTCGAATATCTACACCGCTTATCAGATGGAAAACCGCGACAAGGCGTATATCTACGGCGCGGAATTCAGCAGCCGCGTGCAGTGGGGCACCTGGTTTGACGCGCTCGGCGGGTTCAGCACCACGCTGGCGGTCGGTTATAACGAAGGGAAATCGAAATCCCGCTATCTGGGCGACAAATACGTTGACCTCGACAGCGTAGCGCCGGTGAAAGCGGTGGTCGGCCTGGCCTGGGACGAAGCGAATAACCGCTACGGCGCCGCCATCACGTCTACGTTCCAGAAAGGCAAGCGCGCCACCGCCACCAACCGTCAAGGGTATAACAATACCGGCGCGGCGCTGACCGACTCGACGACCGAGTACATGCGCGTGCCGGGGTACGGGCTGGTGGACTTGACCGCCTACTGGCGAGTGCTGCCGAATGTGCGGCTGAGCGGCGGCGTGTATAACCTGACTGACCGTAAATACTGGGACTACCTGAGCAGCCGCCAGCTGACGCTGAGCACCGCTCAGGATGGCTACAACCGCGAACTGGCGGTGATGCCGGGACGTACCTTCCAACTGGGCGTCAATGTCGATTTCTGATCGTCACTGAGCCTTTCCAACGGTCTTCTGCCGGTGTGGCGGAAGACCGTTTTTCCGCACGGCCTATCCTTCCTGTTTCTTCTGTGACGTTGGCTATTTCTTCAGGGTTAAAATGCTGTTTTAATTTACGTGACGAATTGACTTATAAGCGGATAACCGCACGCTCATCAGGGGACAAATATGGCAAAACACACAAGACTCGCCGCATGGGGCGGCGTGGCGGCGCTGCTGGCAACCAGCCTGTGGCCGCTGGCGTCATCGGCCGTGACCGCGGTATACGTGTCGGCGGCGGGGGACGGGGAAATTCGCGCCTATACGCTGAATACCAAAAACGGTCAGTTGACCGCTACCGGCTCGGTGACCGCCGGTCCGCAGGTAATGCCGATGGCGCTCAGCCCGGACAAGCGGCATCTGTACGCCGCGGTGCGCGGCAAGCCATACACGCTGGCTGGTTACGCCATCGACCGGAAGACCGGCGCGCTGAGCCCGGCCGGAACGGCGGCGCTGCCGGACAGCATGGCGTATATTTCCACCGATCGTACCGGGCGCTGGCTGCTCAGCGCCTCCTACGGCGGCAACAAGGTGGCGGTCAGCCCGATTGCGGCTGACGGTCGCGTGAGCGCCGAGGCGGTGCAGGTGCTGCCTACCGGGAAGAATGCGCACAGCATTATTGCCGACCGCCAGAACCGGTTTGTGCTGGTCAGCAATCTGGGTAGCGACCAGCTACAGCAGTTCCGTTTTGATGCCAAACACGGCCAACTGATTCCCAACTCTCCGGCCGAACTGGTGCTGCCGCCGGGCAACGGGCCGCGCCATTTGGTGCTGTCGCCGGATAACCGGACGCTGTACGTCAGTAATGAGCTGTCCGGCAAAGTGGCGCGTCTGTCGCTGAACAAGACCACCGGCCGGCTGACGCTGCGGGATTACACCGATGCCCTCCCGGCGGACGCGGGAATGCAACCCGGCACGGTCGACCCTAAAGCGCCGGGCATCGATAATCGCCCCAAAATCTGGAGTGCGGATTTGCGGCTGACGCCGAACGGTCGTTTCCTGTATGTTTCCGAACGCACCAGCAGTACCCTTAGCCTGCTGCGGGTTACGCCCAAGAGCGGCCAACTGCGTTATGTGACGCGCTATCCCACCGAAACCCAGCCGCGCGGTATTCAGGTCGATCCCTGCGGCCGTTACCTGATCGCCAGCGGTGAAAAATCCGATCAGCTGTCGGTGTATCGCATCAATCAAACCAGCGGCGAACTGACGCTGACCGGCCGATTCCCGACGGGTAAAGGCGCCAACTGGATTGAAATCGTCACGCTGCCGTAAGCAAGGCAAGAGTAGCGCCGATGCGCGGGAAAAATGCGTTGATGCATGAACCCCGC
The DNA window shown above is from Dickeya dadantii NCPPB 898 and carries:
- a CDS encoding FecCD family ABC transporter permease translates to MLLSMAGALALLAVIAAGSGAMPVSLTQLISLPLDSMAWQVWLYIRLPRVVLALLVGMALALSGAGMQGLFRNPLADPVLLGVSSGAAVGVALAILFPLALPTLLALYLPLLAAFVGSLLIMLLLFSLSLSGERSLSRLLLVGIAINAIGSAVTGLLAWISNDQQLRQLSLWGMGSMAQAQWVTVASLVVPCVWWLQRLASPLNLLQLGDEEAHYLGVDVHRTRRRIVILCAVLVAAAVSVSGIIVFVGLITPHLMRLLLGADHRWLLPGTTLGGALLLLLADTLARTLVVPAEMPVGLLTGLVGGPWFLWLILRRQHG
- a CDS encoding lactonase family protein is translated as MAKHTRLAAWGGVAALLATSLWPLASSAVTAVYVSAAGDGEIRAYTLNTKNGQLTATGSVTAGPQVMPMALSPDKRHLYAAVRGKPYTLAGYAIDRKTGALSPAGTAALPDSMAYISTDRTGRWLLSASYGGNKVAVSPIAADGRVSAEAVQVLPTGKNAHSIIADRQNRFVLVSNLGSDQLQQFRFDAKHGQLIPNSPAELVLPPGNGPRHLVLSPDNRTLYVSNELSGKVARLSLNKTTGRLTLRDYTDALPADAGMQPGTVDPKAPGIDNRPKIWSADLRLTPNGRFLYVSERTSSTLSLLRVTPKSGQLRYVTRYPTETQPRGIQVDPCGRYLIASGEKSDQLSVYRINQTSGELTLTGRFPTGKGANWIEIVTLP
- a CDS encoding heme ABC transporter ATP-binding protein — its product is MAEPRFAPLEAHQLNYQVAAGRTLIDDVSLTLAQGELVALIGPNGAGKSTLLRLLTGYLTPQRGECRLDGRALTSWSPGALSRLRAVMRQDNTLTASFRVEQVVAMGRTPWCDTPEPELVSAVLALTGCEHLRQRLYPQLSGGEQQRVRLAQALAQLWRDDGPQGWLFLDEPTSALDLFHQQRLLRLLKSLTEAGKLAVCCVLHDLNLASLWADRVVVMQGGRKVAEGVPTQVLTEAAIQHWYQAEVLVSPHGDTGMPQVALRR
- a CDS encoding TonB-dependent receptor domain-containing protein; its protein translation is MFLHNKETHRIGLNRIMLTGILTGLACPTLAADANTATSSTTTTLPTTTTLPAATTLPAVTTLLATTDRGTKKAAPADNAAAGSSGDQMTVMSPRVTKPGTTIRMTDSDMQKNGGNDFGSIMRYQPLVSATGVSGGSGAGKSGFDRGGYTGYNIRGLESNRVAIDVDGIPLPNATGRSYAGRPGLNTFGIGRDYIDPYMYGLVSIDAGATPIERANNAIGGAVSFRPKSPDQYLSAQKDHYVGYQSDYDSASRSWHNGVTVAGGDQTLRGIAVVSRRDGQETRTNSDRLSAYPLNWHSTAVMTSAIWQPNDQHRFTGTFDYYNKTSHTHYDGWNNVGSSIVGTSQQDSDSERWSGSLRHSWTSATNTGWVDAVDSRVYAQRSTAKDDTDMPLDDGSMQQVNSDYNVRTYGVETSLLKSVGMHQFTWGFNAQQSDTERPFHQSPAQTGANVVMQPEADSRSYSLGGFVQDKMEVELAGKTLAITPGVRVAHQSTTSRNLSSLSAGSSVITAGDVQSLYGKTTRDTEVLPSLSLQYELTPRLSTYLQYRRGAQFPDASQLYGSWSLGSNYAGRAQYALIGNSNLETETSNNYEWGLKGDVTDGVSFRTAVFYNDYKNFIASTRYTRAANPEKFTNVPSNIYTAYQMENRDKAYIYGAEFSSRVQWGTWFDALGGFSTTLAVGYNEGKSKSRYLGDKYVDLDSVAPVKAVVGLAWDEANNRYGAAITSTFQKGKRATATNRQGYNNTGAALTDSTTEYMRVPGYGLVDLTAYWRVLPNVRLSGGVYNLTDRKYWDYLSSRQLTLSTAQDGYNRELAVMPGRTFQLGVNVDF
- a CDS encoding heme/hemin ABC transporter substrate-binding protein; the protein is MRALCLMLLWLPLSLLAAERVVAIDRIVANDRIVTNDRIVTIGGDVTQIVFALQAGDRVVARDSTSLHPEAVTALPNVGYMRQLNAEGILSMRPTLVLASALAQPSTVLDQVASRGVRVVTVPEPQTVDGISAKIQAIAGALDVAPRGEALVQQVKQQLAAVPPQPASGRMLFILSHSGMGAMAAGQSTAADAAFRAAGLQNAMQGFNRYQPLSQEGVVASQPDWVVITSDGAKSLGGDAAIWQLPGLALTPAGKHKRLLVVDDMALLGFGLDTPAALLRLRQAVDAAK